The bacterium nucleotide sequence GGGCCCGGCGGAGAAACGCTGGCCGGCAAGCGGCAGTACGGAAGGCGCGGCAATCATCACTCCGGTGCAGCCCAATGAGTTCTATCTCAACCAGGGCAATGGTACGTTCAAACGGGTGACCAATAGCGGCGCCACGCCGGACAATCCCGCTTACATGGGCACCCAGGGCTGCACGGTCATCGATGCCAATGAAGATGGCAATATGGATATCTTTGTCGCTCACCGTAACTATGTCGCCATCGATCCGGACAGCAAGCAGAAGGTCGGCGGGCCGACCGGCCGCGAGGTCTATAATCAGCTCTTTTTCGGCGACGGCACCGGCCATTTCACTGAGAATGCCGGCGGCGCGGGCCTCAACACCAATCCCGCAAACGACTGCAATGGCGCCACCTTCGCCGATTATGACAACGACGGCGATTATGATGCCTTTGTCGTCCCCAAGGACAGCAAGTCGTCCACCTACGTGCGGGTGTATCAAAACGATGGCAGCGGCCGTTTCACCGATATCACCGCCAGCCTCAAACTGACGCAGTACGGCTTCTCGCTCCTCTTTCTCGATGCTGACAACGACGGCGACCTGGATATCGTGGCTCCGCAAACCCGCGACTATACCCGGTTCTACCTCAATAACGGAAATGGTACCTTTACCTCAGTCGATAATACCGGCCTCAAGGTCAAATCCTTTGATCCGCGCGGTTCGGCCGTCGGTGACATCGATGAGGATGGCGATCTCGACCTCTACTATGCAGATGCCTTTAAGGATGCTTCACTGCCCCCTACCTTTCCCGATACCGTGGGTAATCATCTTTTCATCAACACGACCATCACTTCCAACCGCTGGCTCAAGATCACCGGGCGCGGTCCCAAGGGGGACATGGGTGGCTTCGGCACCAAGATCTGGGTCTATGACCGCGGCTATCTCGGCGATCAAGCTCATCTGGTTGGCTACCGCCAGGTGATCAACGCCTACGGCTATCTCTGCCAGAACGACCCGGTGCAGCATTTCGGTCTGGGACAGCGCGACAGCGTCGATGTCCGTGTGCGCCTGCTCGACAAAACCGAGTTGAAACTATACGGGGTTGCGGCGAAACAGAGGCTCTTTTTCTCCAAACCACAGCAAATCGCCTACATCAGCGGCAGCGGGCAGACCGCCCCGGAGGGGACGCCGCTGTCACAACCCCTGGTCGTCCAGGTGAAGGACACCTGGGGCAATCTCGTCCAGGGTGCGGCGGTCACCTTCTCGGCCCAGTCGCCGGGGGGCACTTTCAGCGAACTCCAGCCGGTGTACAGCGACGCCCGGGGTTATGCAAAAGTTCACTTCCTGCCCGCGGCTTGGCCGCTGCAGCAGAACGTAACCGCAAAGCTGGTGGATAATACAAGCGCGCAGGTTCCCTTCACCTGCACCGTCCAGCCCGTGGTCGTGACTCCGGTGGCGACGACCCTGCAAATCGCCGGCGGCGATGGCCAGCAGGCCTTTGCCGGAACGGTGTTGAGCAGCCTGCTGATGGTGCGGGTTCTGGACCAATTCATGGCGCCGCTGCAAGGAATCACCGTGCATTTTACCAGTGTGACCGGCCAGGGCTCCTTCCCCGATGGCGCTGCGGCAGTGACCGGTGCCGGCGGTTTGGCCGGAGTGCGTTTCCAGCTTGGCACAGAACCCGGTATGTATGAAATCGCAGCAGCTGTGCAGGGGATCAGCGACCAGAAGGTCTTTCGTGCGGAAGCCATGGTTATCCCCAATCGCCTGCCGCAGGTCGTGCAGTGGGCGCCCGCTGATTCGGAGCTGTTTGTCAACGGCTATCATATCCTGGACTTTTTCGTGCGCGCCACCGATGCCGACGGCGACAGCCTGCGCTTCCTATGGCTGCTCGATGGCGTCGTCGCCGGCACCGACTCGACCTTCCGGATCTATCCCGCCAGCAGCAGAACTGGCAAGGTGGAGGTCCGGGTATCCGACGGCGAAGGTACGGTGACGCATCGCTGGGTGATGCATCTGTTGACCGGAGTCGATGCGGCCGATGCGCCGGTCACCGAATATGCACTGGAGCAGAACTACCCCAATCCCTTCAACCCGCAAACGCAGATCCATTTCCAGCTGCCGAACGCAGGTTTGGTGCGGATTGCGGTCTTCAACACGGTCGGACAGCGTGTGCGCAGCCTGGCGGATGGCTTTTTTGCCCAGGGTCGCCACGTCGTAACCTGGGACGCCCGGGACGATCAGGGACAGCCGCTGCCCACCGGGCTGTATCACTACACCATGGAGAGCGGGGATTTCCGGGTGGTCAAAAAACTGTTGTATGTAAAATAATAGTCGTGCCAATCAGGAGATGCTCGTGGAGCGGATGAAAAGGGTCATTGAGGGGTGGAGTGTAGAGAGCGCTTTGGCGGTGATAGGATTCTTCCTGCTGTCGCAGGGCTCGGTTTTTGCCCAGCAGCCGGTGAGCTTTAGCGATGCGACTGAATCGATGAAAGCCTGGGGGTGGCGCATCACGGTTGACGGTGTCCGGGTGAGTGCTTATGGTCATGGCGCCGCTTTTGCCGATGTCACCGGCGATTCCATCCCCGATCTCTACATCTCCAGCGCCAAACGCAAGGCCAACGGCCAGATCCCCGAGACCCTGTACATCGGCCAGCCCGGCGGCGCCGCCTATTCGGAGGAGGACGGCAAACGCGGCTGCTCCGACAGCTACGGCATGACCGGAACGCACGGTATCTCCTTCTTCGATTATGACAACGACGGCGATTTCGACATCTATAACGCCACCACCGACGACCGCAACCGCCTTTACCGCAATACCGGCGGATTTTTCACCGATGTCTCGGATTCGGTCGGACTCAAGGCTATTCGGGTCCCCATCGATACCTACGGTCCTATCGGCTACGGCACCCGCGGCGTTGTCGCTTTCGATGCCGACAATAATGGCTATATCGACCTTCTCGGCGTCAACTGGGGACCGGTGGAGAACGCCAAGGAGGTCCCTTGGGTCACACCGGCGCAGCCCAATGAATTCTACTACAACAACGGCAACGGCACCTTCACCAAAGACGACACCCGCGGCCTGACCCTTCCACCTAATCCCAGCAATGAGGGTACTCAGGGGGTCACCGCCGTGGATGTCAACAACGACGGCTGGATGGATGTCTTCATCTGTCACCGCAACTATGCCTATCTCGGCAAAGATCAAAGCGGCAACGATCAGTTCGGCCCGGGTTCCATCCCCTGTCCCAATCAGCTGCTGATCAATGACGGCACCGGCCATTTCGTCGATGAGACCAAAAAACGCGGCCTCTATGATGCTGCCAACGATATCAACGGCGCTACCTTCGCCGATTTCGACAACGACGGCGATTTCGATCTTTTCATTCCGCCCAAGGATATCGGCGTCCGCAAGCTCAAAGTCTATGAGAATGACGGGAACGGCTATTTCACCGACATCAGCAGCAGGGTCAAGATCGATCAGTGGGGATTTTCCTCGATCCTGGGCGATTTCAACAACGATGGCTTTCTCGATTTGTTCGCTTCGCGCTCCTATGGTACCTCGGCGATTTATCTCAACAATGGCGCCAGTAATTTCGTGCTGCAGGGCACGGCCGGCGTCGAGACCTCGGCCTACGATCCGCGCGGCGGCGCCCTCGCTGATGTCGACGGCGACGGCGATCTCGATATCTATTACGTCGACGCCAACAAAGACGGTGTGGCCAAGTACTCCAACCGCCTCTATCGCAACAACACCAAGAACGGTAACCACTGGCTCAAGGTCACGGGTCGGGGACCCAAAGGGGATGCCGGCGGCTTCGGCACCAAGATTTGGGTCTTTGAGGCCGGTTCGATGGATGATATGAAAAAACTGGTCGGTTACCGTCAGGTGCAGAATACCTACGGCTATCTCTGCCAGGACGATCCGGTCCAGCATTTTGGCCTCGGAGTGCGCACGACTGTTGATGTCAAGGTGCGCTTCCTCGATGGCACTGAACTCAAGATGGCCGGCGTCGCAGCCGACCGCAAGATCATTTTCACGCGCCCGCAGCAGATCAGCGTCAACAGCGGCGACCAGCAGAGCGGCAATGGCGGCCAGCCGCTCGCCAAACCCCTGCAGGTCAAGGTGACCGATGCCTGGGGCAAACCGGTGCGGGGTGCGACGGTCAACTGGAGCGTCCTCGCCGGCGGCGGCACCCTGACTGCAGCCGTCAGTTACACTGGCGCGGATGGCATCGCCGCGACTTCCTGTACCCTTGGGACCGCCGTCACCCGGCAGGAGGTGCAAGCGGCCTCGCCGGACATGGCCGGCACGGCGCTTTTCACGCTCACCAATGCCGCTCCGCTTCAAGCGCAGATCATGCGTATCTCGGGGGCGGGGCAGTCGGCGGAAGCCGCCGCCGAACTGCCGCAACCCCTGGTCGCCAGGGTCTCCCAGCTCTCCGGCGCACCCGCCGCCCAGTACTGGGTCGTCTTCAAGGTAATGAGCGGCGGCGGCAAGGTCAACGCCGCAGACTCGGCTGTCGTCACCAGCGATGCCGGCGGCCTGGTTCAGGTCACCTGGCGTCTTGGATCTCAACCCGGCCTCGCCCAGCAGGTCAAAGCCTATCTTCCGGGCCTGCCGGAGCAGGTCATCTATTTTGATGCCACCTCGTATGGCTTGGCGGCGGCGCTGCAGTGGCTCAGCGGCCTTTCGTACACCGGCGTCGCGGGCAAACCCCTCGCCGATTCCCTTGCCGCGCGGGTCGTCGATACCATGCAGCAGCCCGTCCGCAATTATCCGGTTGATTTTTCGGTGACCGCGGGCGACGGCCAGGTCAACGGCGCGGCTACGGTGCGGGTTCTGACCAACCGTCAGGGGATCGCCAAATGCCAGTGGCGTCTGGGCCGTCAGGCAGGTCAGGCCAACCAGAGCCTTCGTGCAGCGGCCGGCACGCTGCAGAATTCGCCGGTCAGCGTAACCGCCTCGGCCCTGGCGGGGGCTCCCTGGCAGTTGACCAAGCTTGCCGGCGACGCCCAAAACGCCATGGCCAACGAAGCCTTCAAAGCTGCGCTGCAGGTAGGTGTGAGTGATACCTTCGGCAATCCTGTTCCCGGCCAGGCGGTCTTGTTCCAGGTCACCCAGGGCAGTGCTCTGGTCAACGGCGCGGCCAGTGTCACGCTGGCCAGCGGCGCCGATGGCCGCGCCCAGGCAACCCTCAAGGCGGGGAGTGCCGCCGGCGCGGTGACCGTGCAGGTCAGCGCCGGCACCGGCAGCACGGCACTGGCTAACTCGCCGCTGACGTTCACCGCGACCGTGACGGCGCTCCCCTTCGACCCCTTGCGAAGCAGCCTCGCTGCGACGCTGCCCGTCGTCGCCAACAACCTCAACCAGAGCACGATCACCGTACAGCTGCGCGATGCGAGCGGTGCACCGGTTGCGGGCATTCCAGTGACTCTGTACGCGAGCGGCACGAACAACACCCTGCGCCAGCCCGCGGCGACCAAT carries:
- a CDS encoding FG-GAP-like repeat-containing protein, giving the protein MFNISLIRQQRFLAVFFMAVLGIGPVMGQTIRFKNATASYGVQGNDDRIDGKLTGPFYSCYGHGVAMADVNADGRPDIYISNAVRYANLVKNGDGLAETFYASNPEGGYTESDGARHISDQYGWTGSHGIIFFDYDNDGDYDLYNATTDDQNRLYRNLGSSYSGGPGYFENATMAAGLPLIRVFMANFDSVNSYGYGTRGVAAFDANNDGWMDLYGANWGPAEKRWPASGSTEGAAIITPVQPNEFYLNQGNGTFKRVTNSGATPDNPAYMGTQGCTVIDANEDGNMDIFVAHRNYVAIDPDSKQKVGGPTGREVYNQLFFGDGTGHFTENAGGAGLNTNPANDCNGATFADYDNDGDYDAFVVPKDSKSSTYVRVYQNDGSGRFTDITASLKLTQYGFSLLFLDADNDGDLDIVAPQTRDYTRFYLNNGNGTFTSVDNTGLKVKSFDPRGSAVGDIDEDGDLDLYYADAFKDASLPPTFPDTVGNHLFINTTITSNRWLKITGRGPKGDMGGFGTKIWVYDRGYLGDQAHLVGYRQVINAYGYLCQNDPVQHFGLGQRDSVDVRVRLLDKTELKLYGVAAKQRLFFSKPQQIAYISGSGQTAPEGTPLSQPLVVQVKDTWGNLVQGAAVTFSAQSPGGTFSELQPVYSDARGYAKVHFLPAAWPLQQNVTAKLVDNTSAQVPFTCTVQPVVVTPVATTLQIAGGDGQQAFAGTVLSSLLMVRVLDQFMAPLQGITVHFTSVTGQGSFPDGAAAVTGAGGLAGVRFQLGTEPGMYEIAAAVQGISDQKVFRAEAMVIPNRLPQVVQWAPADSELFVNGYHILDFFVRATDADGDSLRFLWLLDGVVAGTDSTFRIYPASSRTGKVEVRVSDGEGTVTHRWVMHLLTGVDAADAPVTEYALEQNYPNPFNPQTQIHFQLPNAGLVRIAVFNTVGQRVRSLADGFFAQGRHVVTWDARDDQGQPLPTGLYHYTMESGDFRVVKKLLYVK
- a CDS encoding Ig-like domain-containing protein — protein: MKRVIEGWSVESALAVIGFFLLSQGSVFAQQPVSFSDATESMKAWGWRITVDGVRVSAYGHGAAFADVTGDSIPDLYISSAKRKANGQIPETLYIGQPGGAAYSEEDGKRGCSDSYGMTGTHGISFFDYDNDGDFDIYNATTDDRNRLYRNTGGFFTDVSDSVGLKAIRVPIDTYGPIGYGTRGVVAFDADNNGYIDLLGVNWGPVENAKEVPWVTPAQPNEFYYNNGNGTFTKDDTRGLTLPPNPSNEGTQGVTAVDVNNDGWMDVFICHRNYAYLGKDQSGNDQFGPGSIPCPNQLLINDGTGHFVDETKKRGLYDAANDINGATFADFDNDGDFDLFIPPKDIGVRKLKVYENDGNGYFTDISSRVKIDQWGFSSILGDFNNDGFLDLFASRSYGTSAIYLNNGASNFVLQGTAGVETSAYDPRGGALADVDGDGDLDIYYVDANKDGVAKYSNRLYRNNTKNGNHWLKVTGRGPKGDAGGFGTKIWVFEAGSMDDMKKLVGYRQVQNTYGYLCQDDPVQHFGLGVRTTVDVKVRFLDGTELKMAGVAADRKIIFTRPQQISVNSGDQQSGNGGQPLAKPLQVKVTDAWGKPVRGATVNWSVLAGGGTLTAAVSYTGADGIAATSCTLGTAVTRQEVQAASPDMAGTALFTLTNAAPLQAQIMRISGAGQSAEAAAELPQPLVARVSQLSGAPAAQYWVVFKVMSGGGKVNAADSAVVTSDAGGLVQVTWRLGSQPGLAQQVKAYLPGLPEQVIYFDATSYGLAAALQWLSGLSYTGVAGKPLADSLAARVVDTMQQPVRNYPVDFSVTAGDGQVNGAATVRVLTNRQGIAKCQWRLGRQAGQANQSLRAAAGTLQNSPVSVTASALAGAPWQLTKLAGDAQNAMANEAFKAALQVGVSDTFGNPVPGQAVLFQVTQGSALVNGAASVTLASGADGRAQATLKAGSAAGAVTVQVSAGTGSTALANSPLTFTATVTALPFDPLRSSLAATLPVVANNLNQSTITVQLRDASGAPVAGIPVTLYASGTNNTLRQPAATNALGQATGYLRSTRAEVKKIWAIAEGRMVSADSVRVSFIAGPGAVLTKVSGDNQTAYTGRALVAPLVVALADSFENPVPGAAVTAVLQKPDGTRAELASQTTDSQGYARFQPVMSDQAGAHTIILRSGTLPALSFTAQVAAILPAALVKVSGDGQVGLPSTNLPLPLVVQVKDQADLPLSNVTVVFSFVTGSGSFPNGAYALTGSDGKAAVIVQPGAAIGDYYITAQVAGFDRSLTFLVTTRVPRVASVEIVSGDNQTARAGTTLPLPLTLRVLDELAKPAAGIAVQFDIAAGGGSLQPATVQYTGVDGMASVLWTLGTTAAQTLRAWLADTPTLQTQFTASLAANQPPRLTCTADTTIAEGGSLSFWVQAKDPEGDPVRLSATGMPARATFDSLSGIFSWIPGYSEAGLYKVTFTGRDAFGASATASCRIRVTDVRRPLQVLAYSPADTLVEMDLYKAYTFDVTAFDPDGDSLRYQWDFNGLPVGNKPVLKVTANPTFPAHCRMSVRIFTLTASTTLFWTLDIRTGVAVRGAGPDDFALEQNYPNPFNPTTTIPFQTGRPARVVIRLYNASGQLVRQLFDGLAGSGRHEVVWDGRDAYGQPAPSGVYYIRMESETFREIKKLLLLK